The proteins below come from a single Roseiflexus sp. RS-1 genomic window:
- a CDS encoding ABC transporter substrate-binding protein, translating to MRILSDVRIRRAIAYCTNKDALIASVYPALTPEQRQELVMDTFVPKTNWAYTAPNTTYPYNPTVGQQLLDEAGWTLQSGAEYRSKDGKELVLILTTTTAPFRVTYLTVFEEQMKACGIRIIRNHQPASWWFGDSTGLQVRDFELGNFAWIIEDDEPGGYTLYACNQIPSPTNNWSGQNFMGWCNQEASDAIIQASDPRLPREQRKTFYATVINQFAEDIPSLPLFLRSNATVWEHIDFNLQTFRQDRDLAASNADSVVFTDYSGNQHTITLPSGAITQPITLSYHPLVANANPLPANTQTAHAFRLSVSINGVPGDTFSFNQPITITLRYTDTNLANIFDENSLDLFYWDRASNSWKDAAETCPIAERYERLDADQNLFEVRVCHLSEFSLIGTKKSQVFLPMVMR from the coding sequence ATCCGAATCTTAAGTGATGTCAGGATACGTCGGGCTATTGCCTATTGCACCAACAAGGATGCTCTGATTGCATCGGTGTATCCCGCGCTCACACCTGAGCAACGGCAAGAGTTGGTCATGGATACCTTTGTGCCAAAGACCAACTGGGCATACACCGCTCCTAATACAACTTATCCTTACAACCCGACGGTTGGTCAACAACTATTAGATGAAGCAGGTTGGACGCTTCAGAGTGGTGCTGAGTACCGATCCAAGGATGGAAAAGAGTTGGTGTTGATATTGACTACGACTACCGCTCCTTTCAGAGTGACGTATCTCACCGTGTTTGAGGAGCAAATGAAAGCCTGTGGCATTCGGATTATCCGTAATCATCAACCTGCGTCCTGGTGGTTTGGTGATTCTACAGGCTTACAGGTACGTGATTTTGAACTTGGCAACTTTGCCTGGATCATCGAAGATGACGAACCTGGCGGTTACACCCTATACGCATGCAACCAGATCCCTTCACCAACAAACAACTGGTCTGGTCAAAACTTTATGGGATGGTGTAATCAGGAAGCTTCAGACGCTATTATACAAGCCAGCGATCCCCGGCTTCCCCGCGAACAACGTAAAACTTTCTACGCCACCGTGATCAACCAATTTGCAGAAGACATCCCATCGCTGCCATTGTTCTTGAGGTCGAATGCTACCGTCTGGGAACACATCGATTTCAATCTCCAAACGTTCAGGCAAGACCGAGATCTTGCAGCAAGTAATGCAGATTCCGTCGTCTTTACTGACTATAGTGGAAACCAGCACACGATTACATTACCATCTGGTGCAATAACACAGCCGATCACGCTAAGTTACCATCCACTGGTTGCTAATGCCAACCCCTTGCCAGCCAACACTCAAACAGCCCACGCCTTTCGGCTAAGTGTCTCGATCAACGGTGTACCAGGCGATACTTTCTCGTTTAACCAACCGATCACCATTACGCTCAGATACACTGACACCAATCTTGCCAACATCTTTGATGAGAACTCTCTCGACCTGTTCTACTGGGATCGAGCATCAAACTCCTGGAAGGATGCCGCCGAGACATGTCCGATCGCAGAGCGATATGAGCGGCTCGATGCTGACCAAAACCTGTTTGAAGTAAGGGTATGTCATCTGAGCGAGTTCAGTTTGATAGGAACGAAAAAGAGTCAGGTGTTTTTGCCGATGGTCATGCGTTGA
- a CDS encoding NHL repeat-containing protein, producing the protein MKANSLRVITLLAISILLLSGLATAQGPQPPLPSYPPQGLGLPAEARLGTPEFGKPFIRPGVPSIGIQSAGTASIPLGQPGLSFRYVQTFGVTETPYISTTTHLNYPYGIGVEGNSIWIGEMWGNRFLKYASDGNFQQSFGHAGFAEDYTDTSFWEIADVATDSDGNIWVVDAASSRVVKLNSSGKALLTLGKRWESGSDNNRFAYPISVAFDASGNIYVSDGAPWWNREGGNHRIQVFRSDGTYLATLGQTGVCGSANNQFCGPRHIAIYGNELYVPDANNNRVQIFNISNPASPSYVATIGGLNNPSGVAVDDNFIYIADTWNNRIQTYTRIDRVYIGTIGGEWGSGNNQFRNPTDVVAMTIGTYPNAELHLFVADFVNTRVQQFKITSISPFAFQYVRTYGTTGVPYVTDGYHYNTPSSVAVAPDGSIYLTEDKGHRLVKLRPDGTPIWIVGAAGVKGDWDASNDRLNNPDDLALDANGRVYVADRWHGRVQIYNPDGSYYTTVSGLDCPGGVAIGPNGYLYVADTCNHTVKIYNTNLVLVATLGTPGESGTDNAHFNSPEDVAVDSNGTIYVSDGGNHRIQVFNANRQYVRTMGETGIWGSDFAHFNGPNNLFVDSANRLYVGDEWNHRIQVFDANGAYLTTIGGSAGPRTGQFRGARGVAVDNAGNIYVADRLNHRIQKFAPGVPGWKQVNINGFGNRDTTFVSTLDVFGGYLYAGTWSSQMWRTADGQTWSQVAPSTWPTDTAVFDAEPFGSYLYVGTASNNGGEIWRTNGITWEQVITSGFGITNNYGINTLAVFSNAIYAATSAEDGVMQIYRSASGDAGSWSPVVTDGFGGGGVWQDVTMDVYGGYLYLGIGRAGVAELWRTNDGVTWSPVFTDGLAANNTHVSAMAEFNGAFYIGLRNVTTGGEVWRTTDGTTFTRVFDGGLGDPNNGRPYGLQVFNGYLYLVFSNLVTGAEVWRTSDGMTWEQVGNAGWGDSNNGYADYFDKGAAVFNNRLYIGTTNDANGGEVWLFLHNRVYLPLIRR; encoded by the coding sequence ATGAAAGCAAACAGCCTGCGCGTCATCACACTCCTCGCTATCTCAATCCTGCTACTGAGCGGGCTGGCGACGGCCCAGGGGCCGCAACCACCGCTCCCCTCGTATCCACCCCAGGGACTGGGCCTGCCCGCAGAAGCCCGGCTCGGGACGCCGGAGTTCGGCAAGCCCTTCATTCGCCCAGGCGTTCCGAGCATTGGCATCCAGAGCGCCGGGACCGCCTCCATCCCCCTCGGCCAGCCGGGGCTGAGCTTCCGCTACGTGCAGACGTTCGGGGTGACGGAGACTCCCTACATCTCAACCACTACCCACTTGAACTACCCTTACGGCATTGGGGTGGAGGGCAACAGCATCTGGATTGGCGAAATGTGGGGAAACCGTTTCCTCAAATATGCCAGCGATGGCAATTTTCAACAATCCTTTGGCCATGCTGGCTTTGCTGAGGATTACACCGATACATCGTTTTGGGAAATTGCTGACGTGGCCACTGATAGCGACGGTAACATCTGGGTAGTGGACGCGGCCTCCAGCCGGGTGGTCAAATTGAACTCCTCTGGCAAAGCACTCCTAACACTTGGAAAGCGGTGGGAAAGTGGAAGCGACAATAACCGATTTGCATATCCCATCAGCGTTGCCTTTGACGCCAGCGGAAACATCTACGTGAGCGATGGCGCTCCCTGGTGGAACCGAGAGGGTGGGAACCACCGCATCCAGGTTTTCCGGAGTGATGGCACCTATCTCGCTACGCTCGGGCAGACCGGCGTGTGTGGCTCTGCCAACAACCAATTCTGTGGGCCGCGCCATATCGCCATCTACGGCAACGAACTCTATGTGCCCGATGCCAACAACAACCGCGTGCAAATCTTCAATATCTCCAATCCTGCGTCACCATCCTATGTGGCAACGATCGGGGGGCTGAACAACCCTTCCGGCGTGGCGGTAGACGATAACTTCATTTACATAGCTGATACCTGGAATAACCGCATACAGACATACACACGCATAGATCGGGTGTATATCGGCACTATTGGAGGTGAATGGGGAAGTGGAAACAACCAGTTCCGAAATCCAACCGATGTTGTCGCCATGACGATTGGGACGTATCCTAACGCGGAGCTTCATCTCTTCGTTGCAGACTTTGTCAACACTCGCGTACAGCAATTCAAGATTACCAGCATTTCCCCCTTCGCTTTCCAGTATGTGCGCACTTATGGAACAACTGGCGTGCCCTATGTCACTGACGGTTATCATTATAACACTCCGTCAAGTGTTGCCGTGGCCCCTGATGGGAGCATCTATCTGACTGAGGATAAAGGCCATCGGTTGGTCAAACTTCGCCCTGACGGTACACCCATCTGGATTGTAGGTGCGGCTGGAGTGAAAGGCGATTGGGATGCCAGCAACGATCGCTTGAATAATCCAGACGACCTTGCGCTTGATGCGAATGGGCGGGTCTATGTTGCTGACCGCTGGCATGGCCGGGTGCAGATTTACAACCCAGACGGCTCATACTACACCACGGTGAGCGGCTTGGACTGCCCGGGCGGGGTGGCCATTGGCCCCAACGGATACCTCTATGTGGCCGATACTTGCAATCACACGGTTAAAATCTACAACACCAACCTGGTATTGGTAGCAACTCTGGGGACACCAGGCGAATCAGGCACAGATAATGCCCACTTCAACTCGCCGGAAGATGTTGCCGTGGATAGCAATGGCACCATTTATGTATCCGATGGAGGCAACCACCGTATCCAGGTCTTCAACGCCAATCGTCAGTACGTGCGCACAATGGGGGAGACTGGCATCTGGGGCAGCGATTTCGCCCACTTCAACGGGCCGAACAACCTGTTTGTAGACAGTGCCAATCGTCTTTACGTAGGCGACGAGTGGAATCACCGCATTCAAGTCTTTGACGCGAATGGCGCCTATTTGACCACAATCGGGGGAAGTGCAGGCCCCCGAACAGGGCAGTTCCGCGGTGCGCGGGGTGTGGCGGTGGACAACGCTGGCAACATCTACGTGGCAGACAGGCTCAACCACCGCATCCAGAAATTCGCCCCCGGCGTGCCGGGCTGGAAGCAGGTGAACATCAACGGGTTTGGAAATCGAGATACCACGTTTGTCAGTACGCTGGATGTCTTCGGGGGTTATCTGTATGCCGGCACCTGGTCCAGCCAGATGTGGCGCACTGCGGACGGACAAACCTGGAGTCAGGTTGCCCCCTCTACATGGCCTACTGATACGGCTGTGTTTGATGCTGAGCCCTTTGGCTCCTATCTGTACGTAGGCACGGCGTCCAATAACGGCGGCGAGATCTGGCGAACCAACGGGATCACCTGGGAACAGGTGATTACCAGCGGTTTTGGGATTACCAATAACTACGGCATCAACACGCTGGCAGTATTCTCAAATGCCATTTACGCCGCAACCAGCGCTGAAGATGGAGTGATGCAGATTTACCGCAGCGCCAGCGGCGATGCCGGGAGTTGGTCACCTGTCGTGACCGACGGCTTCGGTGGCGGCGGCGTGTGGCAAGATGTGACAATGGATGTGTACGGCGGTTATCTCTATTTGGGAATTGGCCGGGCTGGCGTGGCAGAACTCTGGCGCACGAACGATGGAGTTACCTGGTCGCCGGTTTTCACCGACGGTCTGGCCGCAAATAACACCCATGTCTCTGCAATGGCCGAGTTCAATGGCGCTTTCTACATTGGCCTGCGCAATGTCACCACAGGCGGCGAAGTCTGGCGGACCACCGATGGCACAACCTTTACCCGTGTCTTTGATGGCGGACTGGGAGATCCCAACAACGGTCGTCCCTATGGGCTTCAGGTGTTCAACGGCTACTTGTATCTGGTCTTCAGCAATCTGGTCACAGGGGCCGAAGTCTGGCGTACATCGGATGGAATGACCTGGGAGCAGGTTGGCAATGCCGGCTGGGGCGACAGCAACAATGGCTACGCCGACTACTTTGACAAAGGCGCGGCCGTTTTCAACAACCGCCTCTACATCGGCACGACCAACGATGCCAACGGCGGGGAGGTGTGGCTGTTCCTGCACAATCGAGTCTACTTGCCGTTAATCCGGCGTTAA
- a CDS encoding type II toxin-antitoxin system HicB family antitoxin — translation MRQFKIIIEKHSDGYVAYPLGLKGVGAGEGDTYEEALTDVKSAIAFHIETFGEHLLEGESPVLGSCTTCW, via the coding sequence ATCAGACAGTTCAAGATCATTATTGAGAAGCATTCAGACGGATATGTCGCCTACCCTCTTGGTCTCAAAGGTGTTGGAGCAGGCGAGGGCGACACATACGAAGAAGCGTTGACCGATGTCAAATCTGCTATCGCTTTTCATATCGAAACGTTCGGAGAACACCTGCTTGAGGGTGAATCGCCTGTTCTGGGATCCTGCACGACCTGCTGGTAA